A region from the Arthrobacter gengyunqii genome encodes:
- a CDS encoding MFS transporter produces the protein MTEKNPTNTVRTETVLNKALIAVFVVFGLNGLVFASWAARIPAAAQDLGIGAAGVGLLLLFSAIGSVAALPLAGSVAQRIGTAGTVRAGGITTSAASLIIAAGLYLGSIPLTAAGLLIFGVGIAGWDVAMNLEGADVERRLRRNIMPRFHAAFSGGSFVGALIGAGLSALGVSLSLHLLGILTIVCVVVLIVPRNFLQIPHEPPHTDSAGTRVLPSRFGAWKEGRTLLIGVVVLGAALTEGAANDWVAKATVDGLGTSESTGAVMFAVFVAAMTLTRWFGTRLIDRLGRVPALRICTGASLVGLLVFVLAPNLPLAAAGAVLWGIGAALGFPMGMSAAGEDPAHAAARVSVVSTIGYTAFFVGPPVLGFLGEHWGIRNSLLLVGAAMLVSIIFAPAAAEEEKVSAKAS, from the coding sequence GTGACCGAAAAGAACCCGACAAACACTGTCCGAACAGAGACCGTCCTCAATAAGGCACTGATTGCCGTTTTCGTGGTTTTTGGCCTCAACGGCCTCGTCTTTGCCAGCTGGGCGGCACGCATTCCGGCCGCCGCCCAGGACCTCGGCATCGGTGCGGCCGGCGTGGGGCTGTTGCTGCTCTTTTCTGCCATCGGCTCTGTGGCGGCACTTCCGCTGGCAGGGTCGGTGGCACAGCGGATCGGCACCGCCGGCACTGTCCGCGCCGGGGGCATCACGACGTCGGCCGCTTCCCTGATCATTGCCGCCGGACTGTACCTTGGCTCCATTCCGCTGACCGCGGCCGGCCTGCTGATCTTTGGCGTGGGGATTGCCGGCTGGGACGTGGCCATGAACCTTGAGGGTGCCGACGTCGAACGCCGTCTGAGGCGGAACATCATGCCCAGATTCCACGCCGCCTTCAGCGGAGGATCCTTTGTGGGAGCCCTGATCGGCGCCGGGTTGTCCGCCCTGGGCGTCTCCTTGTCCCTGCATCTGCTGGGCATCCTGACCATCGTCTGCGTCGTGGTGCTGATCGTGCCGCGCAACTTCCTGCAGATTCCGCACGAGCCCCCTCACACCGACTCGGCCGGCACGCGGGTGTTGCCGTCCCGCTTCGGCGCCTGGAAAGAAGGACGCACGCTGCTCATCGGCGTCGTGGTCCTGGGTGCAGCGCTGACCGAAGGGGCCGCCAATGACTGGGTGGCCAAGGCCACCGTGGACGGGCTGGGAACCAGCGAGTCCACCGGCGCCGTGATGTTCGCCGTCTTTGTGGCCGCGATGACCCTGACGCGGTGGTTCGGCACCCGGCTGATCGACAGGTTGGGCCGCGTGCCGGCGCTGCGTATCTGCACGGGCGCCTCGCTGGTGGGCCTGCTGGTCTTCGTCCTGGCACCGAACCTTCCGCTGGCTGCCGCCGGCGCCGTGCTGTGGGGGATCGGGGCGGCACTGGGCTTCCCCATGGGCATGTCCGCCGCCGGCGAAGACCCCGCCCACGCTGCCGCCCGGGTCTCGGTGGTTTCCACCATCGGCTACACCGCCTTCTTCGTGGGACCACCGGTCCTCGGCTTCCTGGGCGAGCACTGGGGCATCCGCAACTCTCTCCTGCTGGTGGGCGCAGCCATGCTGGTTTCCATCATCTTCGCCCCGGCCGCAGCGGAAGAGGAGAAGGTCTCAGCCAAGGCTTCGTGA
- a CDS encoding ABC-F family ATP-binding cassette domain-containing protein — protein sequence MAHLDVSNIDYFLSDGRQLLNGVSFKVGDGHKTALIGPNGTGKTTLLRIIAEDIKADEGTVAKSGSMGIMRQFVGQVRDDSTVRDLLVSAAPPALAAAAKAVDDAELAMMEHDDEPTQMRYAQAIADWGDAGGYEQETVWDEVTMAALGMPFDRAQYRKASTLSGGEQKRLVLEALFSGPDELLLLDEPDNYLDVPGKRWLEAKLAESKKSVLFVSHDRELLDNAATRIVTLEPGINGASAWIHGGGFSSYVTAREDRNARFEELRRRWDEEHLKLKELVNMYKNKAAFRSDMANRYQAAQTRLAKFLEAGPPEALPIEQNVKMRLRGGRTAKRAVVAQKLELTGLMKPFSTEIWFGDRVGVLGSNGSGKSHFLRLLALGGTDPDKEHEPVSEVEIAPVPHEGSVKLGARIRPGFFAQTMMRPDLLGKTLLDILHRGDEHRSGLGREAAAGALDRYGLAASSEQKYDSLSGGQQARLQILLLELSGATLLLLDEPTDNLDLHSAEALEKAIEAFEGTVLAVTHDRWFARSFDRFLVFGSDGKVYESETPVWDEKRVVRAR from the coding sequence GTGGCACACCTCGACGTATCCAACATTGACTACTTCCTCTCCGACGGCCGGCAGCTGCTTAACGGCGTCAGCTTCAAGGTGGGGGACGGGCACAAGACTGCCCTCATCGGCCCCAACGGCACCGGCAAGACCACGCTGCTGCGCATCATCGCCGAAGACATCAAGGCAGACGAAGGCACGGTGGCCAAGTCCGGATCCATGGGCATCATGCGCCAGTTCGTCGGGCAGGTCCGCGACGACAGCACGGTCCGTGACCTTTTGGTCTCCGCCGCCCCGCCCGCGCTGGCCGCGGCCGCCAAAGCCGTGGACGACGCCGAGCTGGCCATGATGGAGCACGACGACGAACCCACCCAGATGCGCTACGCCCAGGCCATCGCGGACTGGGGAGATGCCGGCGGCTATGAGCAGGAGACCGTTTGGGATGAGGTCACCATGGCCGCGCTGGGCATGCCCTTTGACCGGGCCCAGTACCGCAAGGCATCCACGCTCTCCGGCGGCGAGCAGAAACGCCTGGTCCTGGAGGCACTGTTCTCCGGTCCGGATGAGCTGCTGCTGCTGGACGAACCGGATAACTACCTGGACGTTCCCGGCAAGCGCTGGCTGGAAGCCAAATTGGCCGAGTCCAAGAAATCCGTACTGTTTGTCAGCCACGACCGGGAACTCCTGGACAACGCCGCCACCCGCATCGTCACCTTGGAACCGGGAATCAACGGAGCATCGGCCTGGATCCACGGCGGCGGATTCAGCAGCTACGTCACGGCGCGCGAGGACCGCAACGCCCGGTTCGAGGAACTGCGCCGGCGCTGGGATGAGGAGCACCTCAAGCTTAAAGAGCTTGTGAACATGTACAAGAACAAGGCGGCGTTCCGCTCCGACATGGCCAACCGCTATCAGGCCGCCCAGACCCGCCTGGCGAAGTTCCTCGAGGCAGGCCCGCCGGAGGCGCTGCCGATCGAGCAGAACGTGAAGATGCGGCTGCGCGGCGGACGGACCGCCAAGCGCGCCGTCGTGGCGCAGAAGCTGGAGCTCACCGGGCTGATGAAGCCCTTCAGCACGGAAATCTGGTTTGGCGACCGGGTGGGCGTGCTCGGCTCCAACGGGTCCGGCAAGTCCCACTTCCTGCGGCTGCTGGCCCTGGGCGGCACCGACCCGGACAAGGAACACGAGCCGGTCTCCGAGGTGGAGATTGCCCCGGTTCCGCATGAGGGATCGGTCAAGCTGGGCGCCCGGATCCGGCCGGGGTTCTTCGCCCAGACCATGATGCGCCCGGACCTGCTTGGCAAAACCCTGCTGGACATCCTGCACCGCGGCGACGAGCACCGGTCCGGACTGGGCCGCGAAGCTGCGGCGGGAGCCCTGGACCGCTACGGCCTGGCGGCGTCCTCCGAGCAGAAATACGATTCGCTTTCGGGCGGGCAGCAGGCGCGGCTGCAGATCCTGCTGCTGGAACTCTCCGGCGCCACGCTGCTGCTGCTGGATGAGCCCACCGACAACCTGGACCTGCACTCCGCCGAAGCCTTGGAAAAGGCCATCGAGGCGTTCGAAGGAACCGTCCTCGCCGTCACCCACGACCGCTGGTTTGCCCGCAGCTTCGACCGCTTTCTGGTGTTCGGCTCCGACGGGAAGGTCTACGAATCCGAGACTCCGGTCTGGGATGAAAAGCGAGTCGTCCGCGCGAGGTAG